From one Phorcysia thermohydrogeniphila genomic stretch:
- a CDS encoding ArsR/SmtB family transcription factor has product MITYESVLKEEFLEKAEFLKVLGHPERLAIALLVYEQEMCVKDLVNILGISQPKVSQHVGLMKELGILSFRKEGTKVMYRLSNPVVKEILDILFG; this is encoded by the coding sequence ATGATTACCTACGAAAGTGTTCTGAAAGAAGAGTTCTTAGAGAAGGCAGAGTTCCTTAAGGTTCTTGGTCATCCAGAAAGGCTTGCAATAGCTCTTCTTGTTTACGAGCAAGAAATGTGCGTTAAGGACTTAGTTAACATCCTTGGAATTTCCCAGCCAAAGGTTTCCCAACACGTTGGACTGATGAAGGAGCTGGGAATCCTTTCCTTTAGGAAGGAAGGAACGAAAGTTATGTATAGGCTTTCCAATCCTGTTGTAAAGGAAATTTTAGACATCCTGT
- a CDS encoding Coenzyme F420 hydrogenase/dehydrogenase, beta subunit C-terminal domain codes for MLRLDRNFLLGKVKSIYRVVSEGENPLQLVLKKVMELEIIDGVLSAKREEEKIVPKLFRTPAEIELSPINSSFGINTLLKKAIQKYHLSRIAVVAPSCVMDGLNKTQYYGIGCNWVKTAVALKVGILCTGALTQESLSCEVLDLLGEREEVERCYYTELGLVYKLSSGKELPVNVEVHHHYVSSACRYCLNLSARGSDITYIPEREENSGIFIIRSERGWRTLGLLQKRFPSLLKFNILRISDISYVEELLRKKMILNIDSILERVEMGLPGSKWDGNRFRKFYRVWNAISDFNIEEEVF; via the coding sequence ATGCTAAGGCTGGATAGGAACTTCTTGTTGGGGAAGGTAAAAAGCATCTATCGTGTAGTTTCTGAGGGGGAAAATCCTCTCCAGTTAGTTCTTAAAAAGGTGATGGAACTGGAAATCATAGATGGGGTTCTTTCTGCAAAAAGGGAAGAAGAAAAGATAGTTCCAAAGCTCTTTAGAACTCCTGCTGAGATAGAGCTCTCTCCTATAAACAGCTCTTTTGGAATAAACACCCTTCTTAAAAAGGCCATTCAGAAGTATCACCTGAGTAGAATTGCGGTAGTTGCTCCTTCCTGCGTGATGGACGGCTTAAACAAGACCCAGTACTACGGTATCGGTTGTAACTGGGTAAAGACAGCGGTAGCTCTAAAAGTGGGTATCCTCTGTACCGGAGCGCTTACTCAGGAGAGTTTAAGCTGTGAAGTCCTTGACCTTTTGGGTGAAAGAGAAGAAGTTGAAAGGTGCTATTACACGGAGTTGGGTCTGGTTTATAAACTCTCCTCAGGGAAGGAGCTCCCGGTCAACGTGGAAGTTCACCACCACTACGTGAGCTCTGCCTGTAGGTACTGTTTGAACCTTTCAGCCAGAGGTTCGGATATAACTTACATTCCTGAAAGGGAAGAAAACAGCGGAATATTTATAATAAGGAGTGAGAGGGGGTGGAGAACCCTCGGATTGCTCCAGAAGAGGTTTCCTTCTCTCCTGAAATTTAATATTTTAAGAATATCAGACATTTCTTACGTTGAGGAACTCCTTAGGAAAAAGATGATTCTCAACATAGACTCTATCTTAGAAAGGGTTGAAATGGGACTACCGGGTTCCAAGTGGGATGGAAATAGGTTTAGGAAGTTTTACAGAGTTTGGAACGCGATAAGCGACTTTAATATTGAAGAGGAGGTATTCTAA
- a CDS encoding 4Fe-4S binding protein: MFFSKEDFIFEDDLKVKVGFFHFSSCSGCQVSFLDMFEDAVEILDTVELVYSNMLTKRETIPRMHVAFAEGTLCIEDKRHLSLARELAEKANIIVTVGACASFGGIRRLSVGSQPPQPSHQSFIPLTEVEILKGKIKYAIPGCPPNPSLLYNFMLALLEVNEDFLQPFEFMASSKDASGYDVVKEVINKGLCVGCGTCVTACPARALGFNYTYGKPTFNPLFCVHCGSCLAACPQSFKPYPQPVY; this comes from the coding sequence ATGTTCTTCTCAAAGGAGGATTTTATATTTGAGGATGACCTCAAGGTAAAAGTAGGTTTCTTCCACTTTTCCAGCTGTTCGGGATGTCAAGTTTCCTTCCTTGACATGTTTGAAGATGCCGTTGAAATACTTGATACGGTAGAGCTTGTCTACTCCAATATGTTAACGAAGAGGGAAACTATACCCCGTATGCACGTTGCCTTCGCAGAAGGAACTTTGTGCATAGAAGACAAGAGACACCTCTCTTTAGCAAGGGAGCTTGCAGAAAAAGCAAACATAATCGTTACGGTTGGAGCTTGTGCTTCCTTCGGCGGAATAAGAAGGTTAAGCGTTGGGAGTCAACCTCCCCAACCGTCGCATCAGTCCTTTATTCCACTAACAGAAGTAGAGATACTTAAGGGAAAGATTAAGTACGCAATTCCCGGCTGTCCTCCCAACCCATCTTTGCTCTACAACTTCATGCTGGCTCTCCTTGAGGTAAACGAGGATTTCTTACAACCCTTTGAATTTATGGCTTCCTCTAAGGACGCTTCCGGCTACGATGTTGTCAAGGAAGTCATAAATAAGGGACTCTGCGTAGGATGTGGAACGTGCGTAACTGCGTGTCCGGCAAGGGCCCTTGGCTTTAACTACACTTACGGGAAGCCAACCTTTAATCCATTGTTCTGCGTTCACTGCGGTTCGTGCCTTGCAGCGTGTCCGCAGAGTTTCAAACCTTATCCACAACCGGTTTACTAA
- a CDS encoding nickel-dependent hydrogenase large subunit — translation MLKIEGIPLTEGHSGLYLEVEDGVVKEGFYFALVPVRGFETLLIDKEAISAPIITSRICGLCQVTHAIASARAVEAAAGIEVPPEAELLREVLGLAVRVYNNFLHQIVISEDLFPEKDERFSFIKRVQRVRKFTGELLETLGGEIIHSPNVRVGGISEPVEDSIREKLLSSIEEIEPLVRELYEEFTTGIDRMWEREGLDETFGSHDLPFFSTDKFYGKPFDFNRITFKYPQELFEGELKREVTNLYPFIDGLPVETGPRARKVLFEGYRPKGGVKELHILRALENLEALERIREILENHSFNGELWNRTFPTSDGETLGVGVHEAPRGTNLHAVKLDKSGKITYYKIVVPTEINLIAISRALRGVPASKVEFVVRAYDPCIVCAVH, via the coding sequence GTGCTAAAAATAGAAGGCATTCCGCTAACTGAGGGGCACTCGGGGCTTTACCTTGAGGTTGAAGACGGCGTAGTAAAGGAGGGTTTTTACTTTGCCCTCGTGCCGGTTCGGGGTTTTGAAACCCTCCTCATAGACAAAGAGGCGATTTCTGCTCCCATTATTACCTCTCGGATTTGTGGGCTCTGTCAGGTAACCCACGCTATAGCTTCCGCAAGGGCAGTTGAGGCGGCAGCCGGCATAGAAGTTCCTCCGGAGGCTGAGCTCCTAAGGGAGGTTCTCGGCCTTGCAGTACGCGTATACAACAACTTCCTCCACCAGATAGTGATTTCTGAGGACCTCTTCCCCGAAAAGGATGAAAGGTTTTCCTTTATCAAGAGAGTTCAAAGAGTAAGGAAGTTTACAGGTGAACTTCTTGAAACCTTGGGCGGAGAGATAATCCACTCGCCAAACGTAAGGGTTGGGGGAATTTCAGAACCTGTTGAGGACTCTATAAGGGAAAAGCTCCTCTCCTCCATAGAGGAGATAGAGCCTCTGGTTAGGGAGCTCTATGAAGAGTTTACAACTGGAATAGATAGGATGTGGGAAAGGGAGGGCTTAGATGAGACTTTCGGCTCTCATGACCTACCCTTTTTCTCCACAGATAAGTTCTACGGGAAACCTTTTGACTTTAATAGGATTACCTTTAAATACCCCCAAGAGCTCTTTGAAGGAGAGCTAAAACGGGAAGTAACGAACCTCTATCCCTTTATTGACGGTTTACCCGTTGAGACCGGGCCCAGAGCAAGGAAAGTTCTCTTTGAAGGTTACAGGCCGAAAGGGGGAGTGAAGGAGCTCCATATCTTGCGGGCTCTGGAGAATTTAGAAGCACTTGAAAGGATAAGGGAGATTCTTGAAAACCACTCTTTTAACGGAGAACTTTGGAACAGAACCTTCCCTACCTCAGACGGAGAAACTTTGGGTGTTGGAGTTCATGAGGCTCCTCGGGGGACTAACCTTCATGCCGTCAAGTTGGACAAGAGCGGGAAAATAACTTATTATAAGATTGTAGTTCCTACAGAAATTAACCTTATAGCTATTTCACGAGCTCTAAGGGGTGTGCCTGCGTCAAAGGTGGAGTTCGTGGTGAGAGCTTACGACCCCTGCATAGTTTGTGCTGTACACTAA